The following coding sequences are from one Schizosaccharomyces osmophilus chromosome 1, complete sequence window:
- the pus2 gene encoding tRNA pseudouridine synthase Pus2 codes for MAEKRKIEDESLAPSSEHVKKSATEKSVGEEAIQERIVILLGYSGFGYHGIQINEPLKTVEGDIVHALQDLGYLGKGTIDENQFVIARSARTDKGVHTLGNLVSLNVFIQDSVNPSKLREQLNEKLSRQIRVWDVFKVQKYFNPRISCESRTYEYLIPSFALIPPKDSTPLFRKSQNNIKREPENELDNLLLSSTTQTRPFWDQVENRRKELQNEFEKDPETFTNPFIGMFPEKPIPAHIKIPNEAKLKKAQKLADHYYCMNYRVTEDRLQLLQEVLQLYLGKHNFHNFTITQDPKAPSNYRIIESIDCGKPFVYEKWEWIPVTIRGNSFMLNQIRKMMAHALMVIRSCASLDVLTKSLSPDVSMNISKSPGHVLVLKDINYSSYNKSLHDENYFKIDLVNYKDQMENLKKEVIYPDIIHLEKKEKMFFSFLAYADQHTKNQFDYLFQ; via the exons ATGgctgaaaaaagaaaaattgaagatgaATCGCTTGCTCCAAGTAGTGAACATGTAAAGAAATCCGCTACTGAAAAAAGTGTCGGTGAGGAAGCTATTCAAGAGAGGATTGTGATATTATTGGGGTATTCAGGATTCGGTTACCATGGAATTCAAATCAATGAGCCTTTAAAGACGGTTGAAGGAGACATTGTGCATGCTTTGCAAGATTTGGGATATCTAGGAAAAGGCACAATAGATGAAAATCAATTTGTGATTGCCAGATCTGCAAGGACAGACAAAGGAGTCCACACTCTTGGAAAccttgtttctttaaatgTGTTTATCCAAGATTCCGTAAATCCATCGAAATTGCGCGAACAGctgaatgaaaaattgaGCAGACAAATTCGCGTGTGGGATGTATTCAAAGTACAGAAGTACTTTAATCCAAGAATCTCTTGTGAATCCCGTACGTATGAGTATCTGATTCCGTCGTTTGCATTGATACCTCCAAAAGATTCGACGCCATTGTTCCGAAAATCgcaaaataatataaaaaggGAGccagaaaatgaattagaTAATCTATTGTTGTCTTCTACCACCCAAACGAGACCATTTTGGGACCAAGTGGAAAATAGACGAAAAGAGCTTCAAaacgaatttgaaaaagatccTGAAACATTTACCAATCCGTTTATTGGAATGTTTCCAGAAAAACCTATTCCTGCACACATAAAAATCCCCAACGAAGCCAAACTGAAGAAGGCTCAAAAACTCGCCGACCATTACTATTGCATGAACTACCGAGTTACTGAAGACCGCCTACAATTACTTCAGGAAGTCCTTCAGCTATATTTAGGAAAGCACAACTTTCATAACTTTACAATCACTCAAGATCCAAAGGCGCCTAGTAACTATCGGATTATTGAATCAATCGATTGCGGCAAACCATTCGTCTATGAGAAATGGGAGTGGATTCCAGTAACGATTCGGGGAAATTCCTTTATGCTAAATCAAATTCGTAAAATGATGGCTCATGCTCTAATGGTTATACGAAGTTGCGCAAGTTTAGACGTCCTTACAAAATCTCTTTCACCCGACGTGTCTATGAATATAAGCAAAAGTCCTGGACATGTGttggttttgaaggatATTAATTATTCCTCCTATAACAAGTCCCTACATGATGaaaattatttcaaaatagATCTTGTCAACTATAAAGACCAAATGGAAAATCTCAAAAAGGAAGTCATATATCCAGACATTATCCACttggagaagaaagaaaagat GTTTTTTAGCTTCTTGGCTTATGCTGATCAGCATACAAAAAATCAGtttgattatttatttcaataa
- the mcs4 gene encoding response regulator Mcs4 — MRVWFKKLPDGVISSVLVSEESLVDDLKDAITQKFPLRIGQHVDAPELNIRLIIPKNGANETQFRDLEPNDNMLLVMNYYFPHGQTMDDALLVSAPTVPFTQAQLHGGSLPSSRSNSYEITTNNSLCDQSSASQLPNSITDSSSHCRHSSVSEHSESPSNHSLHRAPSNPYLYKGSGMATPNSRSLGRTRSNTLVNKPGVLLLPRYSRQQSNTSRSGVLDHAPNERSHSAVNAVSKQTSNSSVGSAGTVKEEQTKHLETRQSNGDSLSASPNSSPFQNTLVDDASSMNTQQKVTNSTVDDASGMTVPETLIKPTELPQLSYSDNPGDSITNSPVNILGTGPMSGKTTFTSLLEGVIPPIEVLIVEDNIINQKILEAFMKKRNISSEVAKDGLEALEKWKKKSFHLILMDIQLPTLSGIDVTKEIRRLERLNAIGLVAQKPTEPIPEEELLPPDKFQSPVIIVALTASSLMADRNEALAAGCNDFLTKPVSLVWLEKKITEWGCMQALIDWNRWRRFRGH; from the coding sequence ATGCGAGTTTGGTTTAAAAAACTTCCAGATGGAGTTATAAGCTCCGTTCTCGTAAGCGAGGAAAGTCTAGTGGATGATTTAAAAGATGCAATTACTCAAAAATTCCCTTTACGGATCGGGCAACACGTTGATGCGCCAGAACTAAATATTCGCCTTATTATTCCAAAAAACGGCGCTAACGAGACTCAATTTAGAGATCTTGAGCCAAATGATAATATGCTATTGGTCATGAATTACTACTTTCCTCACGGTCAAACTATGGATGATGCGCTTTTGGTGAGTGCTCCAACCGTTCCTTTCACACAGGCTCAATTACATGGCGGCTCATTGCCATCCTCAAGGTCAAACAGCTATGAAATAACTACGAACAATAGCCTATGTGACCAATCATCCGCCTCCCAACTCCCCAACTCAATAACTGATTCAAGTTCTCATTGCAGACATTCCTCCGTTTCTGAACATTCAGAATCTCCTTCTAATCATTCTCTCCATCGAGCACCAAGTAACCCTTATTTATACAAGGGGTCCGGTATGGCAACACCTAATAGTCGTTCTTTAGGAAGAACTCGTTCAAATACACTCGTTAATAAACCCGGAGTTCTACTTTTACCTCGCTATTCTCGACAACAAAGCAATACTAGTCGCTCTGGTGTATTGGATCATGCTCCCAATGAAAGATCACATTCTGCAGTCAATGCCGTTTCCAAGCAGACGTCCAATTCGTCTGTTGGTTCTGCTGGTACAGTCAAGGAAGAACAAACGAAGCATCTAGAGACACGTCAGAGTAACGGTGATTCTTTATCCGCTAGTCCCAATTCGTctccttttcaaaataccTTGGTTGACGATGCTTCGTCTATGAATACTCAACAGAAGGTGACCAATTCCACCGTAGATGATGCTTCGGGAATGACTGTTCCAGAAACGTTGATCAAACCTACTGAACTACCTCAGTTGAGTTATTCCGATAATCCTGGCGACAGTATAACCAACTCTCCTGTAAATATACTCGGAACGGGCCCCATGTCTGGCAAAACGACTTTTACCAGTTTGCTTGAAGGTGTCATTCCTCCCATTGAGGTTCTAATTGTTGAAGACAACATTATTAATCAGAAAATCCTTGAAGCCTTCATGAAAAAACGTAATATTTCTTCTGAAGTTGCTAAAGATGGTCTGGAAGCTTTAGAAAagtggaaaaagaaatcttttcatttaattttaatgGATATCCAACTTCCAACATTATCGGGCATAGATGTCACCAAAGAGATTCGACGACTGGAGCGTCTTAATGCGATAGGTCTTGTCGCTCAGAAACCTACAGAACCCATTCCTGAGGAAGAACTTTTACCGCCCGATAAGTTCCAGTCTCCAGTTATTATTGTTGCCTTAACAGCTTCCAGTTTGATGGCTGATCGAAATGAAGCTTTAGCAGCAGGCTGTAATGATTTTTTAACGAAGCCAGTGTCATTGGTATGGCTCGAAAAGAAGATTACGGAATGGGGTTGCATGCAAGCACTGATTGACTGGAACAGATGGCGGCGTTTCCGCGgtcattaa
- the rps1902 gene encoding 40S ribosomal protein S19, giving the protein MAGVSVKDVDAQRFVTAYSAFLKRSGKMATPQWIDIAKTGTHKELAPYDPDWYFVRAAAIARHIYLRKQVGVGRLCKVYGGSVNRGMRPSHHRDGSGSVQRKVIQSLEKIGVLEKSDNGGRRISQQGQRDLDRIAYSLLEDEE; this is encoded by the exons atGGCAGGTGTATCTGTTAAGGACGTTGATGCTCAACGGTTTGTTACCGCTTATTCTGCTTTCTTAAAGAGATCAG GCAAAATGGCCACTCCCCAATGGATTGACATTGCTAAGACCGGTACCCATAAGGAGTTGGCTCCCTACGACCCTGATTGGTACTTTGTTCGTGCTGCCGCCATTGCTCGCCATATCTACCTCCGTAAGCAAGTCGGTGTTGGCCGTCTTTGCAAGGTTTATGGTGGCTCTGTCAACCGTGGCATGCGTCCTTCTCACCACCGTGATGGATCCGGTAGCGTCCAACGCAAGGTCATCCAAAGCTTAGAAAAGATTGGTGTCCTTGAAAAGTCTGACAACGGTGGCCGTCGCATCTCTCAACAAGGTCAACGTGACTTGGATCGTATTGCTTACTCTTTgttggaagatgaagagtAA
- the klp6 gene encoding kinesin-8 family plus-end directed microtubule motor Klp6, producing the protein MKNNSSIFVAVRVRPFTEQEQEFLVETPNSAEYLGDGSLAGAKSSSGFSEQSRKRGIRRIVRVLDNNVLVFDPPEENPLAGVQKSILSAGKRFRDLRFAFDRLFHDTATQEEVYQGTTKSLLDSVLDGYNATVFAYGATGCGKTHTISGEPNDPGIIFLTMRELLTRIENVKATMNVELSVSYLEIYNEKIRDLLSQDPTSLVTPKSLTIREDADQNISVPGLTCFSPKDLEEVMDIIVRGNNNRTMSPTEANAVSSRSHAVLQIYVHQTPRSNPDGKKLHSVFSFIDLAGSERASATKNRGDRLVEGANINRSLLALGNCINSLCDQRRRQHIPYRDSKLTRLLKFSLGGNCKTVMIVCVSPSSQHYDETHNTLKYGNRAKNIKTKVSRNTISVDRHVSEYVRVIYELRQRVSFLQKRISEESNQFLSSKEARKISSREVRMLEARNILKASFDGSRDLQKELIHNVRTLRKLEDEILLSQFWIAQAENHEAIPKKELDSMKTRLEQLYSERTVIFSKVNPDEICKTFLNSISHIIASFKAEGDDLYADMLQDEVDLLKSIVENQILDVRSEAESLSIVTKKMMQNMFSLIPLLPEEAVDTNEYLANAFDQLVGISPSTTQFEVTKYLPLSKQVGLTYANDLPQSPSRFKARSPTKAARVLKKPLKKRVRFSEMPLGSPVAASKSKTKPKRWALDPFKNKPSRFRLGSSMRRAGSPSSPTKNASAPQTNSDSNLMPPPSTMHFPRRDSLLKLNPEAIASRRTSLVMQPLLKNPEKKS; encoded by the exons atgaaaaacaattcttcaatattCGTAGCAG TGCGAGTGAGGCCGTTTACCGAGCAAGAACAAGaatttttggttgaaaCACCAAATTCAGCAGAATATCTTGGTGATGGTTCCCTTGCTGGAGCAAAGTCTTCCTCCGGTTTCTCCGAACAGTCAAGAAAACGAGGGATCCGTCGCATCGTACGCGTCTTGGATAATAATGTATTAGTGTTTGATCCTCCAGAAGAAAATCCACTAGCTGGCGTGCAAAAATCTATCCTTTCTGCTGGTAAGCGATTTCGGGACCTTCGATTCGCCTTTGATAGACTATTTCACGACACTGCTACGCAGGAAGAGGTATACCAGGGAACTACAAAATCATTGTTAGACAGTGTGCTTGATGGGTACAATGCTACTGTGTTTGCTTATGGCGCTACTGGGTGCGGGAAAACGCATACCATTAGTGGTGAGCCCAATGACCCTGGCATCATATTTCTTACCATGCGCGAGTTGCTGACTCGAATTGAAAATGTCAAGGCTACCATGAACGTTGAGCTTTCGGTATCTTACTTGGAAATCtataatgaaaagattCGTGATCTGCTTTCCCAAGATCCAACGTCTTTAGTAACTCCCAAGTCGTTGACTATCCGAGAAGATGCTGACCAAAACATTTCGGTTCCGGGTCTTACATGCTTTTCACCaaaggatttggaagaGGTAATGGATATTATCGTACGTGGCAACAACAATCGGACTATGTCCCCTACTGAGGCAAATGCAGTTTCTTCACGATCCCATGCCGTTCTACAAATTTACGTTCACCAAACTCCTCGGTCCAACCCTGATGGAAAAAAATTGCACTCAgttttttcgtttattgATTTAGCAGGTTCTGAACGAGCCAGTGCGACAAAGAACCGAGGCGACCGTTTAGTAGAAGGTGCCAACATAAACCGTTCCTTACTAGCATTAGGGAATTGTATCAATTCTCTTTGCGACCAACGTCGTCGACAACATATTCCTTACAGGGACTCAAAGCTCACACGACTGCTCAAATTTAGTCTTGGGGGAAACTGTAAAACTGTAATGATTGTGTGCGTTTCACCTTCTTCGCAACATTACGATGAAACCCATAATACGCTCAAATATGGAAATCGAGctaaaaacataaaaacGAAGGTTTCCCGAAACACTATTAGCGTGGATCGACACGTTAGTGAATATGTTCGAGTTATCTATGAGCTTCGACAGCGTGTATCGTTTTTACAAAAGCGGATTTCAGAGGAATCCAATCAATTTCTCTCTTCGAAAGAAGCTCGGAAAATATCTTCTCGAGAAGTTCGGATGCTAGAAGCTCGGAACATCTTGAAAGCCTCTTTTGATGGATCTCGggatttacaaaaagaactcATACACAACGTCCGTACCCTTAGAAAGCTGGAAGAcgaaattcttctttcccAATTTTGGATAGCGCAAGCAGAAAACCATGAGGCAATTCCGAAAAAAGAGCTGGATTCGATGAAAACCCGACTTGAACAACTTTACTCCGAACGCACTGTGATTTTCTCGAAGGTTAATCCTGATGAAATCTgcaaaacatttttgaaCAGTATTTCTCACATTATAGCTTCGTTTAAAGCCGAAGGTGATGATTTGTATGCTGATATGCTTCAAGACGAAGTTGATCTTTTAAAGTCCATTGttgaaaaccaaattttgGACGTTAGGTCGGAAGCAGAGTCTCTTTCTATTgttacaaagaaaatgatgcAAAACatgttttcattaattcCTTTACTCCCTGAGGAGGCTGTCGATACGAACGAATATCTTGCAAATGCTTTCGATCAACTGGTCGGTATTTCCCCTTCGACGACACAGTTCGAAGTTACGAAATATCTCCCTTTATCGAAGCAGGTTGGGCTGACTTATGCAAATGATCTTCCACAATCACCAAGCAGGTTCAAAGCTCGTTCACCCACTAAAGCAGCTcgtgttttgaaaaagccaTTAAAAAAACGTGTCCGTTTTAGTGAGATGCCTTTAGGAAGCCCTGTAGCAGCCTCCAAGTCAAAAACGAAACCTAAGCGATGGGCTCTAGatccttttaaaaataagcCTTCTCGATTTCGGTTGGGATCGTCGATGCGTCGAGCTGGTAGTCCATCTTCACCAACCAAAAATGCTTCAGCACCTCAAACTAATTCGGATTCAAATTTAATGCCTCCCCCATCTACCATGCACTTTCCTAGACGCGATTCCCTTTTAAAGCTCAACCCTGAAGCAATAGCAAGTCGTCGAACATCGCTTGTAATGCAACCTCTTCTAAAAAATCCagagaagaaaagttaG
- the vid27 gene encoding WD repeat protein, Vid27 family, conserved protein: MFMLKSLGKYIWGNSTSSEIMQIPYGQLYSVHNDFRECMFKDASASIRRTTVEFQYQLVIQRAYEEGEEILEGDGSDEVEDEQAFLLDERLNLRFEVKKDGITMMWDNPEFQDGTLYEFTCEDGLQEGVAYTFEMVALQCMYERKYRQPHSKATIADLEQFSIPINRLQSSTDSLENIITKLDLKSEDLARHKSHKLSQDELDELAAQDFITLNPQASEVKTPCGITEKKQKAPKVVDLEKEISKEGQTDLGAADEDGVEETEDSFEGELMGFVHAELHLFDSLEEIFVLQTKDAEACIYDLGNWNYWFTLTSKERKWMNQSVGSNMNPVFSFEHLSFIWNYYDEIGTAFSWLLRFPNQEEMDKFQEILMRALWENLNQQKWLKIKDDDREYVRDAFYEDDEMPDAESEEDEEALLRQLQQRNLEEESENEVRDSFAEFSESEDSDIDESRWRKETKDEKNSILAVGYKNDRSYVARNNRIGVFKHVDDSLKFDTSINNLSKPNGKPLQPTKVLLQNQDSSIVFQTKDSPHHLYNLDVEYGKVVDEWKIHDDVPLVAVAPDNKFAQMTAEKTLVGLSNNSIFRIDPRVEGNKLVAEEFKQYATRNHFHTAATTEKGYIAVASDKGDIRLFDRLGINAKTALPALGEPIIGIDVTADGNWVLATCKTYLLLIDARIKDGRYAGKLGFERSFGKDSKPKPKRLQLSPQHVAMMQGELKDGISFTTAKFNTGIDAKETTIITSVGPYLISWNLDLVKRGKLDKYKLRRYQANIQAEDFRFGTDKNMIVALPDDVTMIDKSSLRRPTRASICTPTFKAPSRSDIVNEPY, encoded by the exons atgtttATGCTGAAATCCTTAGG GAAATACATATGGGGAAATTCCACCTCAAGTGAAATTATGCAGATTCCATATGGTCAATTATATTCTGTTCATAATGATTTTCGAGAGTGCAT GTTTAAGGATGCCAGTGCTTCCATTCGAAGGACAACTGTGGAATTCCAATATCAATTGGTAATTCAAAGAGCGTatgaagaaggagaagaaatCTTGGAGGGAGATGGATCCGATGAGGTTGAAGATGAGCAAGCATTTCTACTGGATGAACGATTGAATCTACGATTTGAAGTGAAAAAGGACGGAATCACGATGATGTGGGATAACCCAGAATTTCAAGATGGAACTTTATATGAATTTACGTGCGAAGATGGGTTGCAAGAAGGAGTGGCGTACACATTTGAAATGGTTGCATTGCAATGCATGTATGAACGAAAATACCGTCAACCTCACAGCAAAGCTACGATTGCAGATTTGGAACAATTCAGTATCCCTATTAATCGTCTTCAATCGTCTACTGATAGTTTGGAGAACATAATAACAAAATTGGATCTGAAATCCGAAGACTTGGCTCGTCACAAGTCTCATAAACTTAGCCAGGATGAATTGGATGAACTAGCTGCCCAAGATTTCATAACTTTGAATCCACAAGCATCCGAAGTGAAAACTCCATGCGGAATCACcgaaaagaagcaaaaggcTCCGAAAGTGGttgatttggaaaaagaaatctcAAAAGAAGGGCAAACAGACCTAGGAGCAGCAGACGAAGATGGAGTCGAGGAAACAGAGGATTCGTTCGAAGGAGAATTAATGGGGTTTGTTCATGCCGAGCTTCATTTATTTGActctttggaagaaatcTTCGTTCTGCAAACTAAAGATGCAGAAGCATGTATTTATGACCTTGGAAATTGGAACTATTGGTTTACGCTCACGTCGAAGGAGCGAAAATGGATGAATCAATCGGTGGGGTCAAACATGAATCcagtattttcttttgagcATCTTTCCTTCATCTGGAATTACTATGATGAAATTGGAACTGCATTTTCATGGTTATTACGATTTCCAAATCAGGAAGAAATGGATAAATTCCAGGAAATCCTTATGCGAGCTTTATGGGAAAACTTGAATCAACAAAAGTGGCTCAAAATTAAGGATGATGACCGGGAATACGTTCGAGATGCATTTTATGAGGATGATGAGATGCCTGATGCAGAGTCTGaggaagacgaagaagCTTTGCTGCGCCAATTGCAACAGCGAAACTTGGAAGAGGAAAGTGAAAACGAAGTTCGTGATTCTTTTGCAGAGTTTAGTGAAAGTGAGGATAGCGACATTGATGAATCAAGATGGAGAAAAGAGACAAAGGACGAGAAGAATAGTATTCTGGCAGTGGGATATAAAAATGATCGTTCTTATGTTGCACGAAATAATAGAATCGGTGTATTTAAGCATGTCGACGATAGCCTAAAATTTGACACATCGATTAATAACTTGTCTAAACCGAACGGTAAACCGTTACAGCCTACCAAGGTTTTGTTGCAAAATCAAGACTCCTCGATTGTATTTCAGACGAAAGATTCGCCTCATCACTTATACAACTTAGATGTAGAATATGGAAAAGTGGTAGACGAATGGAAAATCCATGACGATGTACCATTGGTGGCCGTGGCTCCTGACAATAAATTTGCGCAGATGACTGCAGAAAAGACGTTAGTGGGATTGTCGAATAATTCCATTTTCCGTATTGATCCTCGAGTAGAAGGAAACAAGTTGGTGGCAGAGGAGTTTAAGCAATATGCCACACGCAATCACTTTCATACAGCGGCCACCACTGAGAAAGGCTACATTGCCGTTGCAAGTGATAAAGGCGATATCCGATTATTCGATAGGCTTGGTATTAATGCCAAAACAGCTCTCCCTGCCTTGGGCGAACCCATCATTGGTATCGATGTCACAGCTGATGGAAATTGGGTTCTCGCTACTTGCAAAACGTATTTGCTGTTGATCGATGCTCGAATCAAAGATGGACGCTACGCAGGCAAATTAGGATTTGAACGTAGTTTTGGTAAAGACAGCAAGCCAAAGCCAAAGCGTCTTCAGTTAAG TCCACAACATGTCGCCATGATGCAAGGCGAGTTAAAAGACGGAATATCATTTACAACAGCGAAATTCAATACAGGAATTGATGctaaagaaacaacaatCATAACGAGTGTTGGTCCGTATTTGATTAGCTGGAATTTAGACCTCGTCAAGCGTGGCAAGTTGGATAAATACAAGCTTCGACGCTACCAAGCCAACATTCAAGCCGAGGACTTCCGTTTTGGCACAGACAAAAACATGATTGTTGCTTTGCCGGACGATGTCACCATGATTGACAAGTCTTCTTTACGTCGACCTACCCGAGCATCTATCTGTACCCCAACATTCAAAGCACCTTCCCGCAGCGATATCGTGAATGAACCATATTAG